The Bacteroidales bacterium DNA segment TTAAAATATTTATATTTGTTCTTATCAATCATTTTTAATCCAATAAAATTAATTAACAGGTTAAGAAAGTAATTTAAATAACAAGTTGAATCTTAAAATAGGCATAATAGGAACCAGAGGCATCCCCAATAATTATGGTGGATTTGAACAATTTGCACAATATCTCTCAAAGGGATTGCTCAAAAAAGGATGTGATGTTTATGTTTATAATTCTCATAATCATCCCTATAGAGAACATCAATGGGAAGGTGTTAATATCATTCACAAATACGACCCGGAATATTTAATCGGATTGTCAGGGCAATTTATTTATGATTTTAATTGCATACTCGACAGCAGAAAAAGAAATTTCGATATTATTCTGCAGCTTGGTTATACAACAAATTCTGTGTGGCATTTTTTATTACCCCGAAAAGGAATTAGGATTTGTAATCCTGACGGTATGGAATGGAAAAGAGCTAAATATCCTAAACCGGTTAAAAAATTCCTGAAATTTGCCGAAAAACTTGCCGTAAAAAGTAATCGTGCCCTAATTGCCGATTCAAGAGCAATAAGAGATTATTATATAAAAAATTACAAAAAAGATACCTATTATTCTGCATATCCGGCAGAGATTTTTGAAAATCCTAATCAAGATATATTATCAAAATATGAACTTGAACCTTATAAATATAATATGCTTATTGCTCGTTTACAGGAAGATAATAATATTGAAACAATTATACAAGGGACTATTGCATCAGATATTGATTTTCCGCTATTAATTATAGGAAACCATGAAAATAAATACGGTAAATATTTGCAAAAAAAATTTGATGACAGAAGAATAGTTTTCATAAATGCTGTTTATAATATTCAAATTCTTAATAATTTACGTTTTTTTTCAAACATATATTTTCACGGGCATTCAGCCGGCGGTACAAATCCTTCGCTCTTGGAAGCGATGGCAAGTTCTGCTTTGATAACGGCTCATAACAATCCTTTTAACAAAGATGTATTAAAAGAAAATGCTTTTTATTTTAATAATAGTGATGAAATTGCCGAATTGTTAAATTCCGGCATACAAAAAAAAGATTACAATAATAAAATTGAAAGAAATATAAAAGAAATAAAAGAAAACTACGGAATTCAAAAGATAATAAACGAATATTATTCAGTATTTGAAAAATATATCAATTTACAGGAACAATTTTAAATATAAACAACAAAAATATCCACAGCATGTTTGTTAATTATTTTCAGTAAAGGCTTACTTTTGCAATTATGTTAAAAGAAAACGAAAGATTATATAATAACGTATTAGCATTATTTGATGTATTATTATCCTTATTTGCTTTTGTTTTTGCATATTACATACGAGTATTTACTGTTGCAAAATCATTAATGTATCCGGAACAATATCTTACTCTCGGCTTATTAATAATACCTGTTTGGTTTATTTTGGTTAAAGTAATAAATCTGCAAAGCGGACAAAGAGTAAAAGCATATTCCGTTGTGTTGATTGAATACGGAATCATCATTATCACAGGAGTTTCCATACTTTTTATTTCAATATTTCTTTTTAAACTTGATAATATCAGCCGTATAGCGATTTTAATTTTCGGTATTACAGATTTTTTATTTCTTTTTACTGCAAGAGTTTTTTTTTACAAGATTGTTAAGAGAAAAGCAATTAAAGGCAAAAATATTAAGAATGTTATTTTGATTGCTGATGAAACTTCAGTTAAATTTATTGAAAAAATCATTCACGGCAAACAATGGGGATATAAAATATTCTCAATTATTTCAGATTCTGATATAATAACAAAAAAATACTGTGAATATTACAAAATACAAAATAACACCACTGACATAGATAAAATTATTGAAAAAAATGCAATAGATGAAATTATATATTGCAAGAATGAAATAAATACACACGAAGTACGAAATCTGATATATTCGTGTGAAGAGATTGGTGTTACTTTACAAATGCAATCAGAATTTTTCAGCCTTATAGCATCAAAATCTCATGTTAACTATTTTGAGGAAACTCCTGTTATGTCTTTTTCAACTACTCCAACCGATTATTTTGCATTAACTGTAAAAACTGTTATAGATTATATTATTTCATCGTTTGCACTTCTATTTTTTTCTCCGTTCTTAATCACAATAGGTATTATAATAAAAATCGAATCAAAAGGGCCTGTTTTCTTTAAACAAAAAAGAGTAGGACTTCGGGGCAGGATGTTTGCTATGTATAAATTCCGTACAATGGTAAAAAATGCAGATGAACTAAAACAAAACCTGCAAGACAAAAATGAAGCAGACGGACCTGTATTTAAAATAAAGAACGACCCGCGGATAACTCGTTTCGGTGCTTTTTTGCGAAAAACAAGTTTAGATGAATTTCCGCAATTTTTTAATGTTTTATCAGGTGATATGTCAATAGTAGGACCTCGACCGCCTGTAAAGGAAGAAACAGAACAATATGAACGACATCAATTAAGACGACTTTCAATGAAACCGGGCATTACATGTATTTGGCAAGTATCAGGGAGAAATGAAATCAGCTTTGAGGATTGGATGAAAATGGATTTGCAATATATTGACAACTGGTCGTTAAAATTTGATTTGATTTTAATACTAAAAACAATTAATGCAATTTTCAGAAGAACAGGATACTAATAATTCGTTATTGATGATTAAATATTGATGATTTAAGGTAATGCAAATAAAAAAAAAGATACAAAAATATTCCAAAAGTAAATTAGCAAGAGGAAGTACAGCTTTTTTAATAATGAAACTTGCCGGAATGGCTTTTGGCTATGTAAATATTATTATTATTTCAAAATATTTCGGCACATCAGCACTCGGCATATTTTCATATATCATTTCAATTTTAACATTGACCGGAGCTTTTATTTCTGTCGGAATACCAATGACTACTTTAAGATTTGCTTCAAAATTCAAAGCAAAAAAAGAATTCGGCAAGATAAAATCATATTATTATCAGGCAATACAAATTATTTTCGTTCCGGGAATTATACTATCCTTATTATTTTTCTTTTTCCCTGATTTTATTGCCGGAAATATCTTTAATAAACCTGAAAATGCTTTTTATATTAAACTATTTGCATTTATTTTAATCCCAATTTCTATTAAGAATATCAATGCACAATTCGTTAGAGCTTTTGAAAAAATTGGGCAATTCGGATTTTTAAGCTTTTTTATCACTCCGTTTACTGTTATCTTTCTCATTTTAATAATCTTTTTTACAAATAACAGAGCTGAAGGAACACCAATTTCTTTACACTTTATCAGTTTACTTATTTTGTTTATTATTAGTCTGTTTTTAGTTTTTTTTCTTAAAAATTGGAAGACAGCCGGGATAATCGAAAAAGTAAAAATAAAAGAAATATTAAAAGTTTCTGTTCCAATGCTGTTTGTAGTTATTTCCGGTGCAATTATAAAATGGTCTGATAAAATTATTCTGGGATATTATGTTTCAAATGCCGATATCGGTATCTATCATGCTATGTACAGAACTGCAATTTTGCTGAATATTATACTACTTGCCGTTAATTCCGGACTTGCTCCGCGTTTTTCCGAATTAACAGAAAAGAATAATTTTAAGAAAATAAAGCAACTTATTCATAAATCAACGAGGATTATTACCTTATTTACTTTCACTATATTTTTATTAATGATTATTTTTGCAAAATATATTGTAGGTTTTATTTTAGACACCGAACTTGAAAAAGGATTATATGTTTTATATATTCTTGCGGCAGGACAAATGATTAGTGCATGGTCGGGTCCGGTAGGTATATTTTTACTTATGTCCGGAAACGAAAAAATAAATCAAAATACAAGTATTATTCTTGCAATTTTTTTTATTTTACTTAATATTATTCTTGTATATTTTTTCGGAATAATTGGCTCGGCAATTGCCGTAAGTTCAGTAATGATAATAAGAAATTTTATTTATGTAATAATTATAAAAAGAAAATACAACATTCTTTTTTTATATATACCAAAACCAATAAAAAACATCTTGAAATTAGGATAAATGAACCCAATTTTTATAATAGGAATAGCCGGAAGAAGCGGAACTCATTATATTAGGCAACTTTTAAGAAGACACCCTTCAATTGGTAAAAGCATTTTAAACAGAGAAGATCATTTTGTTTCGGAATTAAACTATTTGGATTTATATGTTAAAAATGTTACATATTATTGGAAACGCGACAATAAAGAACATGAAGAAAATATAAAAAACAAATTAAAAATCGGACTTGGAAAAGGCATTTTAAGTTTTGTTCCTACTGAAAAAGACAAAAAGTATTTTTTACTGAATACTCCTTATACAAATAATATTCATTTGTTTCCTGAATTTTTCCCAAACGAAAAAATAATAATTATCACAAGAAATGCAAAAGATCTTGTTGAATCAGGTGTAAGAAGCAAATTTTGGAACTATGAAGAAGGCTTGGAACTATGGAACAGAAGTGCTAAACGAATTATTGAATTTCAAAAAAAATCTGAATTCCAAATAAAAATTGTAAAATATGAGGATTTATTCAGCAATACAAAAAATCAACTTGAAGATATTTTTAATTATTTAGAAATAAATGCTTCCGATTATCCTTATGAAGAAATTAATAAAATACCAATTCAGGGTTCATCAGACGGAAAAAACGAAACTAACAAATGGGAATATAAAAGAATTGAAAAAAACGATAATTTTAAGCCTCTTGAAAGATCTGAAAATTGGAGTTTGTTGAGAAAATGGCGTTTTAACCGGAAGTGTGGCAATTACTCCGTCCTTTTGAATTATGAAAGAGAAGTAATAAATTATAAGCTTGCATATATTTTAATAAATTCACTTTTTGATGTTTTTTTATGTATTTTTAAAATTAAATTGTTTTTAAAACACATAATTATTAAACTTATTGCACGAAAACAAATAGGTTTTAAATGAAATCTTGATAAAAGCTTAACTTAAAAAAAACTAACCCGTTTCCTGTTAAGGATACAACAGTAAATTATGATGATGTTGCGAAAACTCTTGAAAAAAACAAAATATGAATGGTTGTTTTATGATTAATAAATATGTTTAATTAATAAATCAATATACATCTCTTAAAATAAGTAATATGAATAATGCAATTATTATATGTACTGAAAAGGGTTATTTGGAACAAATGTCAATTCTGTTAATTAAATCAATTCGAAAATTTGGAGGAAAATATAAGAATATACCTATCTATAGTTACCAACCCAGAAAATCGTTTCAAATTTCTCAAGATACTGTTCAGTTTTTCGAAAAAAATAATGTTGAATATATTGATTTAGATTTAAACACAAAGTTTAAATATTATCCTTTAGCAAATAAACCAATTGCATGTTCGCATGCTGAACAAAACATTAATGTTGAATCCTTAATTTTCTTGGATAGTGATGTTGTAATATTTAATGAACCTGATGAATTTTTTATTAATAACAATTCGCAAGTTAGGTTAAGAGCAGTTGATGTAAAAAATATTGGTATTGAATCCTTTACAGATATAAATTCTAAATATTGGAAAAACATTTATAAACTGCTTAACATTAAAGAAAAGATGTTTATTAAAACTACAGTGGATGATAAATCTATTTTATCCTACTGGAATTCAGGACATATTGTTTCTCACAGATCAAACAATCTATTTAGCAATTGGTACAAAAACTTTCAAAAAGTAATGGATAAAAGATATAAACCTCAAGAAGGGATATTCTTTGTTGAACAATCAGTTTTTGCTGCAACAGTGAGAGCTCTAGGATTAAAAATTTCTGATTTTTCAAAAAAATATAATTTTCCTATACATATGCATAATAAAATAATAAATAAAGATAATTCTATATTAAAAACCAATGAGATAGTAAGCTATCATTATCATAATCTTTTCTCAAATTCAAAATTCCTTAATCCAATTAAAGTATTTAAACTAGATTCAGATAAACAGATTTGGTTTGCTAACGAATTAAAAAAACAAAATATTTACCCAATTCCTTATATTAAAAGGATTAAAAATCTTTTAAAAGATGAATAAACCAACTTTTTTGGGAGTAGGTACACAAAAAGCAGGAACTACCTCAATGTATAGTATTTTAAGAAACCATCCACAAATATTCTTACCTGAAACCAAAGAAATACATTACTTTGACAAATATTATCATAAACCTGTAGAATGGTATTTAAGGTACTTTGATAAAGCCACGAATGAAAATGCTATTGGAGAAATTACTACAAACTATATTTATGATAAACCGGCTCCCGAAAGAATATTTAATATTCTCGGAAAAAATATAAAATTAATCTTTATATTGAGAAATCCCGCCGACAGGGCCTTCTCAAATTATAAGATGAATATTGAGAGACAAAATGAAACACTCACATTTAAAAAGGTTATTGAAAGAGATTTAATTCAAATAAAGAAAAAAATTGACTATAATACTGAATTCCATTATATAAAAAGAGGCTTCTATGTTGACCAAATAAAACGTTATCTAAAGCTTTTTAATCGAAACAATATGTTAATCCTTCTTTTTGAAGAAGATATTATTAAAAACCGTAAGAAAACCTTTGAAAAAATTTATGATTTTTTGGATGTTGATATATTAGATTTACCTGTTAATGTTAAAATTACACCAAACACAAAATATAAGAGTAAAAAGTTTAATAAAATTCTTAATACATCTCATCCAATAAATCAATTTGCGAAAAAGTTGATTCCAAGTCAAAAAACAAGAACAAATATAAAATATTTGTTTACAAAGCTAAACCAGAAGCCGGTAGCACAAAAGTCTGAACTTGAAGAAATTAGGGCAATGTTAATAAATAATATTTACAAAAGCAGCATATTGGAACTTCAAGATTTGACAGGTAAAGATTTAAGTGATTGGTTAATAATATAAATTGGCGAGAATTTTATAATTACTTTTACCGTAAATAGTAAATTATTCCATTATATCAAATATGAATTTACCAACTTTTATATTAGCAGGAGCACAGAAAGCAGGTACCACTTCAATGTTTAATATATTGAAACAACACTCCCAAAT contains these protein-coding regions:
- a CDS encoding DUF1972 domain-containing protein; this encodes MNLKIGIIGTRGIPNNYGGFEQFAQYLSKGLLKKGCDVYVYNSHNHPYREHQWEGVNIIHKYDPEYLIGLSGQFIYDFNCILDSRKRNFDIILQLGYTTNSVWHFLLPRKGIRICNPDGMEWKRAKYPKPVKKFLKFAEKLAVKSNRALIADSRAIRDYYIKNYKKDTYYSAYPAEIFENPNQDILSKYELEPYKYNMLIARLQEDNNIETIIQGTIASDIDFPLLIIGNHENKYGKYLQKKFDDRRIVFINAVYNIQILNNLRFFSNIYFHGHSAGGTNPSLLEAMASSALITAHNNPFNKDVLKENAFYFNNSDEIAELLNSGIQKKDYNNKIERNIKEIKENYGIQKIINEYYSVFEKYINLQEQF
- a CDS encoding sugar transferase; this encodes MLKENERLYNNVLALFDVLLSLFAFVFAYYIRVFTVAKSLMYPEQYLTLGLLIIPVWFILVKVINLQSGQRVKAYSVVLIEYGIIIITGVSILFISIFLFKLDNISRIAILIFGITDFLFLFTARVFFYKIVKRKAIKGKNIKNVILIADETSVKFIEKIIHGKQWGYKIFSIISDSDIITKKYCEYYKIQNNTTDIDKIIEKNAIDEIIYCKNEINTHEVRNLIYSCEEIGVTLQMQSEFFSLIASKSHVNYFEETPVMSFSTTPTDYFALTVKTVIDYIISSFALLFFSPFLITIGIIIKIESKGPVFFKQKRVGLRGRMFAMYKFRTMVKNADELKQNLQDKNEADGPVFKIKNDPRITRFGAFLRKTSLDEFPQFFNVLSGDMSIVGPRPPVKEETEQYERHQLRRLSMKPGITCIWQVSGRNEISFEDWMKMDLQYIDNWSLKFDLILILKTINAIFRRTGY
- a CDS encoding flippase; protein product: MQIKKKIQKYSKSKLARGSTAFLIMKLAGMAFGYVNIIIISKYFGTSALGIFSYIISILTLTGAFISVGIPMTTLRFASKFKAKKEFGKIKSYYYQAIQIIFVPGIILSLLFFFFPDFIAGNIFNKPENAFYIKLFAFILIPISIKNINAQFVRAFEKIGQFGFLSFFITPFTVIFLILIIFFTNNRAEGTPISLHFISLLILFIISLFLVFFLKNWKTAGIIEKVKIKEILKVSVPMLFVVISGAIIKWSDKIILGYYVSNADIGIYHAMYRTAILLNIILLAVNSGLAPRFSELTEKNNFKKIKQLIHKSTRIITLFTFTIFLLMIIFAKYIVGFILDTELEKGLYVLYILAAGQMISAWSGPVGIFLLMSGNEKINQNTSIILAIFFILLNIILVYFFGIIGSAIAVSSVMIIRNFIYVIIIKRKYNILFLYIPKPIKNILKLG
- a CDS encoding sulfotransferase; amino-acid sequence: MNPIFIIGIAGRSGTHYIRQLLRRHPSIGKSILNREDHFVSELNYLDLYVKNVTYYWKRDNKEHEENIKNKLKIGLGKGILSFVPTEKDKKYFLLNTPYTNNIHLFPEFFPNEKIIIITRNAKDLVESGVRSKFWNYEEGLELWNRSAKRIIEFQKKSEFQIKIVKYEDLFSNTKNQLEDIFNYLEINASDYPYEEINKIPIQGSSDGKNETNKWEYKRIEKNDNFKPLERSENWSLLRKWRFNRKCGNYSVLLNYEREVINYKLAYILINSLFDVFLCIFKIKLFLKHIIIKLIARKQIGFK
- a CDS encoding sulfotransferase domain-containing protein yields the protein MNKPTFLGVGTQKAGTTSMYSILRNHPQIFLPETKEIHYFDKYYHKPVEWYLRYFDKATNENAIGEITTNYIYDKPAPERIFNILGKNIKLIFILRNPADRAFSNYKMNIERQNETLTFKKVIERDLIQIKKKIDYNTEFHYIKRGFYVDQIKRYLKLFNRNNMLILLFEEDIIKNRKKTFEKIYDFLDVDILDLPVNVKITPNTKYKSKKFNKILNTSHPINQFAKKLIPSQKTRTNIKYLFTKLNQKPVAQKSELEEIRAMLINNIYKSSILELQDLTGKDLSDWLII